Within the Balnearium lithotrophicum genome, the region GACAACGTAACGTTTGAGGTGGAGTTACTGAAGCCGGTAGCCATTGAGGAAGGATTGAGGTTTGCGATAAGGGAAGGTGGAAGAACTGTTGGTGCCGGTGTCGTTACGGAAATTCTTGATTAAGGTAGAGAGGGGTAGTTATGGCTCAGGACCGTATTAGGATAAAACTTACAGCTTATGACCACAGGCTTTTGGATAGGTCAGTTCAGGAGATTATTGATACTGTAAAGAGGACTGGCGCTATAGTGGCCGGTCCCATACCTCTTCCAACAAAGCGTTCCTGGTGGAGTGTTATAAGGTCTCCCCACAAGTACAAGTACTCACAGGAGCAGTTTGAGATAAGGAAGCACAAAAGACTTTTGGATATTAAGAATCCTAAACCTCAAACCGTGGAAGCTTTAATGGACCTGAAGCTTCCCGCCGGTGTTGATGTAGAGATTAAGCTTGACTGATAAGAGGTGATGAGATGAAAGGCATATTGGGAAGAAAAGTCGGAATGACTCAAATCTTTACAGAGGATGGAAGGGCAGTTGCAGTTACTGTTATAGAGGCAGGTCCTTGTACTGTAGTTCAAAAGAGAACACCTGAAAGGGACGGATACTCTGCCCTTCAACTTGGATTTATTGAAAGGAACAAAAGTGAGTCTAAGTTCCCTAAGCCACTCTTAGGCCACTTCAAAAAGGCTGGAATTAAGCCTACAAAGTGGCTAAAGGAAGTAAAGTTTGACAATGTAGATGAATACGCTGTAGGCGACAAAATAACTGTTGAGATTTTTAAACCGGGTGAAAAGGTTGACATCACTGGAAAATCCAAGGGAAGGGGATTTGCAGGTTACCACAAACGCCACGGTTTTGGTGGCGGTAGGAGGTCCCACGGTTCTGACTTCCACGAGGGACCTGGTTCAATTGGTGCTTGTGCAACACCAGGTAGGGTTCACAAGGGTAAGAGAATGGCAGGTCACTACGGTAATGAAACAGTTACAGTTAGAAACCTTGAAATTATCGATGTAATTCCTGAGAAGAACTTACTCCTTGTTAAAGGAGCTGTTCCAGGACATAAAGGTGGACTTGTAATAGTCAAAGGAAAGTAAGGGGTGAGAAATGGAAATTAAGGTTGTAAACCCTCAAAATCAGGAAGTTGGCGTAGTTGAGATAAAGGAAGAGATAGCTAAAGCACCTATAAAGAAACATGCAGTTTGGGAAACCGTTAAGTGGCAGTTAGCAAAGAGGAGACGCGGAACCCACTCCACAAAGACCCGTGGGGAAGTTAGAGGCGGAGGAAAGAAACCTTGGCCTCAGAAGCACACAGGTAGAGCCCGTCAGGGTTCTATCAGAGCTCCCCAATGGGTAGGTGGTGGAGTTGTCCACGGACCAAAGCCAAGGGATTACTCCTACAGTTTACCTAAAAAGGTTAGAAAGGTAGCTCTAAGAAGCGTTATTTCAGGAAGAATCCAGGAAGGAAACTTCTTAGTTGTTGAGGACTTCTCCTTTGAAGCTCCTAAGACGAAGAAAGCCATTGAGTTTTTAAAGAACTTGGGACTGGAGAACAAAAAAGTTCTCCTCGTAGTTCCTTCTGAGCTTGATGAGAACACTTATCTCTCTTTCAGGAATCTACCAAACGTCAAAGTTCTTCCAATCGAAGGACTCAACGTTTACGACGTTCTCTGCTACGATAAGTGTGTTTTCTTTAAGTCAACTTTACCTAAGTTAGAGGAGAGGCTGTCATGAGAACTCCCTATGATATAATCCTGCGCCCGATTGTTACTGAAAAGAGCGTTAGGCTTGCTAATATGGAGGTTAAGAGCTCCAAAACTAAGGAGCCAAAGAAAATCTCCAAGATAACCTTTGAAGTGGCAATGGATGCAACAAAACCGGAAATTAAAGAAGCGGTTGAAAGAATATTTGATGTTAAAGTTGAAAAGGTCAACACGATGATTGTTAAGGGCAAGAGGAAGGGAATCAGGTTCTTCCGTGGTAAGAAGAAGGACTGGAAAAAGGCAATAGTCACCCTGAAGCCTGGGTACGAAATTGACCTTGAGAAACTCTAAGTGAGGAGTTAGGAAATGGGAATTAAGAGGTTTAAGCCATACACGCCTTCAAGGCGCTTTATGACAGTATCGGACTTTTCCGAAATTACAAAGACGGAACCTGAAAAGTCCCTTACAGTTGGTTTTGTAAGGGGAACGGGAAGGAACAACCAAGGAAGGATTACCTGCCGCCACAAAGGTGGTGGACATAAGCGCCGTTATAGAATCATAGATTTCAGACGTAATAAGATTGGAGTTCCTGCAAGGGTTGCTGCAATAGAGTACGACCCAAACAGGTCTGCAAGAATCGCACTCTTAGTCTATGCAGACGGAGAGAAAAGGTACATCCTCTGGCCTGAAGGATTAAAGGTTGGCGATACTGTCGTTGCAGGTCCAGATGCAGAAATTAAAGTTGGGAATGCCCTTCCTTTAAGAAACATTCCCGTAGGTACAATAGTTCACAATGTTGAGCTTAAACCCGGAAAGGGCGGACAGCTTGCAAGGGCAGCAGGCTCCTTTGCTCAAATTATGGGTAAAGTTGGAGACTACGCCCAGTTGAGACTTCCATCTGGGGAGCTCCGCCTTGTCCACCTTGACTGTATGGCAACCGTTGGTCAGGTAGGAAACTTGGACCATGAGAACATCGTCTTAGGTAAGGCTGGACGTTCGAGGTGGTTGGGAATAAGACCTACCGTTCGCGGTACTGCAATGAACCCGGTTGACCACCCCCACGGTGGTGGTGAGGGTAGAACCTTTGGTAAACACCCTGTTACTCCTTGGGGACAACCGACAAAGGGATACAAAACGAGAAGAGCTAAAAAGTACTCTGACAAGTTTATTATTAAGCGCCGTAATCAGAAGTAGGAGGTCTAAATGGGACGTTCACTAAAGAAAGGGCCCTACGTTAACCCTAAAATACTTAAAAAGGTTCGTAAGATGAACGAAACCGGAGAGAAGAAGGTTATCAAGGTTTGGGATAGGGCCTGCACGATAGTTCCTGAATTCATAGGTCACACATTTGCCGTATACAACGGACAAAAGTTCATTCCCGTCTACGTTACCGAACAAATGGTTGGTCACAGATTGGGAGAGTTTTCCCTGACCAGGACATTCCGTGGACACGCCGGTCAAAAAGTAGCTAAGAAGAAGTAAGGAGAGGTAGAAAATGGCTGTTGAGCAGAGGGAATACTACAAGGAAGGTGAAAGGGGATTTGCCACCCCTGAAGAGGCAAGGGCTATCTGGAGAAGGGCGAGAATGTCCGCTTCAAAGGTTAGGTTGGTAGTTGACCTAATCAGGGGTAAGCACGTAGAACAGGCCCTTGCTATTCTCCAGAACACTCCCAAAAAAGCTGCCCGCATGGTTGAAAAGGTCTTAAAGAGTGCAATTGCAAATGCTGAACAGAAAGGTCTTGACCCTGAGGAGCTCATTGTCAAGAGGGCTTACGTCGATGAAGGCCCTACAATGAAAAGGGTTAGACCAAGGGCTATGGGAAGGGCTAACATCAGACGCAGGAGAACCTGCCACATTACTGTTGTGGTAGGGAAACCTGAGGCTAAAAAGTAATTTGGAGGTAAACCTTGGGACAGAAAGTTCATCCAGTAGGATTTAGACTTGGAATAACAAAGGATTGGGAGTCAAAGTGGGTTGCTAAGGAGAGAAAAAAGTTTGTTGAATCTCTCCATGAGGACTTGAAAATCAGGGAACTCATCAAGAAAAAGTACTATCACGCTGGGATTGCAAGAATTGATATTGAGAGAACCTTAGACAAGATAAACATTAGAATTTGGGCAGCCCGTCCAGGACTTCTCATTGCAAGGAAGGGGGCTGAGGTTAAAGCTCTTCGAAAGTTTCTCGAGGATTTAACGGGAAAGAGCATCCACATAAACATTGAAGAGGTTAAGTATCCCCAACTTAATGCTCAATTAGTTGCAGAGAACGTAGCTTCCCAGCTAGAGCGCCGTGTGGCGTTCAGGCGTGCCATGAAGAGGGTAATTGCCGATGCAATGAAGGCAGGAGCAAAGGGAATTAAGGTTCAGTGTGCAGGAAGGTTAGGTGGTGCCGACATGGCAAGAAAAGAGTGGTACCGTGAGGGAAGGGTACCGTTGCAGACTATTCGTGCAGACATAGATTATGGAACTGCTGTTGCCAAGACAAAGTACGGTGTTATTGGTGTAAAGGTTTGGATTTACAAGGGAGATGTTTACAAGAGTGAGACTGAAGAACTTCTCAAGAAAATCGAGAAAGAAGTAAAACAAGAGATGGCGAGAGGTGAGTAACCATGTTAATGCCAAAGAGAACCAAGTATAGAAAGCAACAGAGAGGAAGATTAAAGGGTAAATCTTACAGGGCTAATACGTTGGCCTTTGGGGATTACGGTATTCAAGCCCTTGAACCCCATTACGTTACAACGAACCAGATTGAAGCTGCAAGGGTTGCTATGACCCGTACGATGAAAAGGGGCGGTAAGGTCTGGATTCGAATATTCCCAGACAAGCCTTACACTAAAAAGCCCCTTGAAACCCGTATGGGTAAGGGTAAGGGTAACGTAGAAACCTGGGTCGCAAAGGTTCTTCCTGGAAGAATCATGTTTGAAATTGCAGGTGTTTCAGAAGACGTTGCAATGGAAGCTCTTAGACTTGCAATTCACAAGCTTCCAATGAAGTGTAGAATCGTTAAACGTGAAGAAACTCCAGCTGGTGAGGAGTAAAGGATGAAAAAGTACACAGAGGAACTTAGACAGAAGTCAAGCGAGGAGCTCCTCAAATTGGTCAAGGAGCTCAAGGAAAAGCTCTTAAAGTTAAGGTTCAAGAATGCTTTCGGCCAGCTTGAGAACCCTATGGAAATTAGGAATACGAGGCGCAAAATTGCCCGCATTCTTACAATCCTAAGAGAGCGCGGTGTTAAGGCATAATGGAGGAGAGAATGGCAGAAAGGGTTAACAGGAGAAAGGTAAGGGTTGGCGTTGTTGTTAGCGACAAGATGGATAAAACTGTTGTTGTTCGCGTAACAAGGGAGTTCCGCCATCCCGTTTATGGTAAAAGGGTTAAGCTTTCCAAAAAGTACATGGCCCACGATGAGAACAACGAGTGTCAGGTTGGAGATGTTGTAAGAATAATGGAAACAAGGCCACTTTCCCGCCACAAGAGGTGGAGAGTGGTTGAGATTATTGAAAAGGCTAAAAAGTTAGGTGAAACTGTTGAGAGTGCAGAGGAGTAAATCCTTGAATGAAGGGGTGGAACAATGATTCAGGTTCAAACTTACTTAAACGTTGCTGATAACACTGGAGCAAAGAGAGTCCAGTGCATAAGGGTTTTAGGTGGTTCAAACAGAAAGTATGCCTCCCTGGGGGACCAAATAGTTGTTACTGTAAAGGACGCTGCTCCTAACGCAACAGCCAAAAAAGGGGAAGTTTACAGGGCTGTTGTTGTTAGGACTAAGAAGGAAGTAAGACGTCCCGACGGGACCTACATAAAGTTTGACGATAATGCTGTTGTCCTGCTCAACAAGCAGGGTGAACCCTTAGGAACCCGTATTTTAGGGCCTGTTGCCCGTGAAGCAAGGCAAAAGGGCTTCACAAAGGTCACAACTCTGGCTCCTGAAGTTATTTAGAGGAGGAATCTAATGGCTAAGAAGAAGTTTAAGATAAAGGCCGGCGATAAGGTTGTTGTCATAGCCGGTAAGGACAAGGGAAAAGTAGGAAAAGTTTTAAAAGTCCTTCCTGAAGAGGAAAGGGTAATAGTTGAGGGTGTCAGGATTGTTAAAAAACACCTTCGACCAAGTCAAAAGAACCCTGAGGGCGGAATTATAGAGAAGGAAGCTCCTATCCATATAAGTAACGTAATGTTGGTTGACCCTAAAACGAACAAGCCTACAAGGGTCGGTATAAAGTTTGTTGACGGTAAAAAGGTTCGCTATGCTAAGCGTTCCGGTGAAGTAATTGACGAAATTAGCAAACCACAAAGGGCGGGTCGGTAATCCGCTTGTAAGGAGGAGTTATGGCAGAAGAGAAGTACGTTCCAAGGCTCAGGAAAAAGTACCAGGAAGAGGTTGTTCCATCCCTTATGAAAAAGTTTGGTTACAAGAACGTTATGGAAGTTCCAAGAATTGAAAAGATAGTTGTCAACATGGGTGTTGGAGAGGCTGTTCAGAACATAAAGGAGCTTGAAAATGCAATGAATGACCTTGCCCTTATAACAGGGCAGAAGCCTTCCGTTAGGAGGGCAAAGAGGTCTGAGGCTGGATTCAAGCTCCGAAAGGGAATGCCCATCGGTGCTAAGGTAACCTTGAGGCGCGACAGGATGTGGGACTTCCTTGACAGGCTCATTTCAATGGCGCTTCCAAGGGTCAGGGACTTTAAGGGACTCTCTCCAAAGTCCTTTGACGGTAGAGGAAACTACAACTTTGGACTTGAGGAGCAGACAGTTTTCCCTGAAATTGACTACGATAAGGTTGACAAAATCAGGGGAATGAACATCACTATTGTTACTACAGCTGAAACCGATGAGGAAGCGAGAGCTCTCCTTGAAGCTCTTGGATTTCCATTCAGGAAGTAATTTTAGGAGGAACTGATGGCAAGAAAGGCTTTAATCGTTAAAGCTCAAAGGGAACCTAAGTACAAGGTTAGAAAGTACAACAGGTGTCCCATATGTGGACGTCCAAGGGGATTTATAAGACAGTTTGGAATGTGCAGACTCTGCTTTAGAACACTTGCCCTTCAGGGTAAAATCCCTGGAGTTAGAAAGGCAAGCTGGTAAAAACTCATAGAGGGGTAGAAGAGCCATGATGATGGATACAGTTGCAGATTTCCTATCAAGGATAAGGAACGCTAACCTTGTTTACCACGAAACCGTTGATGCTCCTTATTCAAAGGTTAACGAGGCAATAGCTAAAATCCTGAAGGAAGAGGGATTTATAAAGGACTATGAAATTGTTGAGGAACCCTTTAAAAGGGCAAAGAATCCCGAAAACAAGAAGAGGATAATTAGAATCCACATGAAGTACGGTCCTAACAAGGAGAGGGTTATAAACGAGATAAAAAGGGTTTCTAAGCCCGGTAGGAGAATCTACGTAGGAAAGGACGAGATTCCTCTTGTAAAAGCTGGTCTTGGAGTTGTTATTCTCTCTACAAACAAGGGAATCATCCCTGGATACAAGGCAAGAAAAGAGGGTGTAGGCGGAGAAGTTCTCTGCTACGTATGGTAAAACCAAGATAAGGAGTGGAAAGATGTCAAGGGTAGGAAGGCTTCCCGTTGAAATACCTCAGGGTGTTACAGTTGAGGTAAAGCCAGGAAATCACGTAGTTGTTAAAGGACCAAAGGGGCAGTTGGAGTTCACATTTAACCCAAAATTGACCATTAAGGTTGAGGATAACAAGGTAATAGTTGAGAGACCTAACGATGAAAAACAGATGAGGGCTCTCCATGGGACTACAAGGGCTCTCATTAACAACATGGTAATCGGGGTCTCAAAGGGATTCGAAAAAGTCCTCGAGGTAAAAGGTCTTGGATACAGGGCTTTTGTTAAGGGAGATACCCTTGAGCTCCACCTTGGATTCTCCCATCCCGTTCTCTACAAGATTCCGGAGGGAATTCAGATAGAGGTAGACAGGGACAACAACATTTACGTTCGTGGAATTGACAAGCAGAAGGTTGGACAGGTAGCTGCTGAGATTCGCTCCTTCAGACCACCAGAGCCCTACAAGGGTAAGGGTATTAGGTACAGAGGAGAAAAAATTATTCTCAAAGCTGGAAAATCTGCTAAGAAGTAACCTTAAAGGGGTGAGAAAATGGCAAAGCTTACAAGGAGAGAGAGAATTCGCAAGAAACACCTTAGGGTCAGGAAGAAGGTTTTTGGAACATCTGAAAGGCCAAGGCTTTCTGTCTATAAAAGCCTTAAGCACATATACGCTCAGATTATTGATGATACAAAAGGAGTTACTCTCGTTTCAGCTTCAACTTTGGATAAAGAGTTGAGGGACAAGCTCGCTGAGCTTACAAAGACAGAAGAGGCAAGGGAAGTTGGAAGACTTATAGCCAAGAGAGCCCTTGAAAAGGGTATTAAAAAGGTTGTTTTTGACCGTGGTGGATTTATCTACCACGGAAGAATCAAAGCTCTTGCCGAGGGAGCAAGAGAAGGTGGACTTGAATTTTAGGGAGGTAGTTGATGGCTAAAAGGGTAAGACCAGACGGACTTGAGCTGAAGGAGAGACTTGTACACATAAATAGAAACGCTAAAGTTGTCACAGGTGGAAGAAAGTTTAGCTTTACAGCCTTTGTCGTAGTAGGTGATGGAAAGGGCGTTGTAGGATTTGGAAGGGGTAAGGCTGCCGAGGTTCCAGATGCAATAAGGAAGGCAGTTGAGGACGCAAAGAAAAACCTTATAAAGATTCCTGTGGTTGATGGAACTATTCCATTTGAGGTTCAGGCAAAGTTTGGAGGTTCAAAGGTCATAATGAGACCGGCTGCTCCTGGTACAGGAGTTATCGCTTCAGCTCCTGTTCGTGCAGTTCTTGAATCTGCAGGAGTTACAGACGTTCTTACAAAGGTTATCGGTTCTACAAACCCCCACACAGTTGTAAGGGCTGTTATGAAGGGACTCGAGCAGCTGAAAACTCCAGAGGAGTTCTCCAAACTCCGTGGAATTCCCGTCGAGGAACTCAGAAGGCGCTGGAAGCTTCCAGGTAGGAAAATAACAAAGGAAGGTGAGGTTATCAGGAGGTAGTAATGGCAAAAGTTAAGATAACTCTCTTAAGAGGCCTTGCTGGAAAGAGCGAGAGAAAGAAGAGAACACTCGCAGCTCTTGGACTCCACAAGAGGGGCGCTACAACTGTTAAGGAGCTAAATCCAGCAATTGAAGGAATGATTGAAAAGGTTAAAGAACTTGTAAAAGTCGAACCTGTGGAGGAGTAAGATGGAACTTAAGTTAAATAACTTAAAACCCAATCCTGGAGCAGTAAGGGAGAAGAAGCGTTTAGGTAGAGGTCACGGTTCTGGACACGGTAAAACGTCCGGAAGGGGACAGAAGGGACAAACAGCCCGTTCTGGATGGAAGGGAGGAACAAGGCCAGGATTTGAAGGTGGACAGACTCCCCTCTACATGAGGTTCCCAAAGAGGGGATTCTCAAATGCTCCATTTAAGAAGGAGTACGCTGTTATTAACGTTGGAGACTTAAACGAGGCCTTTGAAGAGGGAACGGAGATTACTCCGGAGCTCCTCAGAGAAACTGGGCTGGTCAAGAAAAAACTTCCCGTTAAGATTTTAGGTGACGGTGAAGTTACAAAGAAATTCAAGATTAAGGCCCACAAGTTCTCTGCCTCAGCAAAGGAGAAGATTGAGGCAGCTGGAGGTTCTTGGGAGGAGATAGAGTAAGGAGTTTTAAATGAACCTATCAAAGATAGTCGGAAACGTAACAGAAGTTCCAGAGCTTAGGAAGAGGTTTCTCTTTACGTTAGCCATCCTGGCCGTTTACCGGCTGGGGGCTCATATTCCTGTTCCCGGGATAAACGTAAGTGCTCTAATAGAGTTCTTCCAGAGGGCTCAGGGAACGGTATTTGGAATGATGGACGTCTTTTCTGGTGGAGCCCTCAGAAAGCTTACAGTCTTTGCCTTAGGTGTAATGCCCTACATCAGCTCTGCAATAATAATGCAGCTCTTAACCGTTGCAATTCCATCGATTGAAAAGCTTGCAAAGGAAGAGGGTGAATACGGAAGGAAAAAGATAAGCCAGTACACAAGATACGGAGCCGTTCTTCTTGCATTCATTCAGGCCTTAGGAATATCGATAGGTCTGCAGAGCTTAACAAGCCCATCTGGCGTTCCTGTCGTTCCAAATCCCGGTTTAACGTTCATGTTCGTTACAGTTACGACCCTTACTGCAGGTTCAACCTTTTTAATGTGGCTGGGAGAAAAGATTACAGAGAGGGGAATAGGTAACGGAATATCCCTTCTAATTTTTGCAGGTATCGTTTCAAGAATTCCAAACGCAGTCATTACAACTGTAACAATGCTCAAAAACGGTGATATGTCTCTCTTTAAGGTCATCGGCGTTGTTGTAATAATTGTTGGAATGATTGCTGCAATCGTTTACATTCAGGAGGCAGAGAGGAGAGTTCCCCTTCAGTACGCAAGGAGAACCGTCGGAAGGCAGGCCACAGGAAAGTACACAAGCTACCTTCCTGTAAAGCTGAACCCGTCTGGGGTTATGCCTATTATCTTTGCTGCTTCCGTTTTAATGTTCCCTGCCACAGTTGTTAAGTTTATCCACCACCCTATAGCTCAGGCAATCTACGATGCCCTTCAGCCGGGCAGTACTCTGTACATGGTGGTTTATGGAGCTCTCATCTTCTTCTTTACATACTTCTACACTGCGATAATATTCAACCCCGAGGAGATAGCTGAGAACCTCAACAAGGCAGGTGGATTTATTCCCGGCATCAGAGCAGGTTCTGACACTGCAAAGTACCTTGACAGAATTGTTTCAAGGTTAACGTTTGCGGGAGCAGTATTTTTAACCTTAGTTGCAGTTATTCCACTCATCATTACCCAGAATATGCACCTTCCATTCTACTTCGGTGGAACGGCCATTCTAATTGTTGTCGGTGTTGCATTAGATACCTTGAGGAGAATGGAGGCATTTGCCCTCACTCTCTCCTATGAAAACTTTTTCAGCAGGAGACGCAGGAAATTCCGCCTTGAGGCTGGAGGTACAAAATGATTAGACTTGTCTTCTTAGGACCTCCTGGAGCAGGTAAGGGAACACAGGCTCAAAGAATTGCCCAAGAATACGGTATTCCTCACATATCGACTGGGGATATTCTAAGGAATGCCGTCAAGGAAGGAACAGAACTCGGAAAGCTTGCAAAATCATACATGGATAAGGGAGAGCTTGTTCCCGATGAAGTTATTATCGGAATAATTAGAGAGAGACTGTCACAGCCCGATGTGAAAGAGAAAGGTTTCATCCTTGATGGTTTCCCAAGGACTCTTCCTCAGGCAGAAGCCCTTGATGAACTTCTAAAGGAACTATCAATGCCCCTTGACAGAGTCGTCTACTTAAACGTTGATGACGAAGAAATCGTTAAAAGGCTACTGGCAAGGGGAAGGGCTGACGACACTGAAGAGGTTATAAGAAACAGACTGAAAGTTTACAGAGAACAGACTGCTCCCTTGATTGACTACTACAGCGAAAAGTGCATTTTAGTTGAAATCTACGGTGTAGGTGATATAGGCGAGATAACGGGAAAAATTAAAGAATCTGTTGGATTGGAAGGATAGAAGTTGAGAAGGACAAAACACGGAATAATCCTTAAAACACCTGATGAGATAGCTAAATTAAGGAAGGCTGCTGCAACGACTATGGAGATTCTCCTTAAGGTTGCAGAACAGGTTGCTCCCGGCATCTCTGCCCTTGAGATAGATAAAATGGCAAGGAGCTTCTGTAAGGATTACGGAGTTAAGCCGGCATTTTTGGGTTACGGTGGATTTCCGGGAGCAATCTGCGTTTCTGTAAACGAGGAGGTTGTCCACGGCCTTCCCACAAAGGACAAGGTCTTCAAGGAAGGGGATATCGTTTCCCTGGACTTTGGAGCCATTGTTGACGGCTGGATAGGGGATGTTGCAGTTACAGTTCCCGTCGGGAAGGTTTCACCGGAAGCTCAAAGGTTAATAGATGTAACGAGAGAATCCCTGTACAGGGGAATTGAGGCTGCAAAGGTTGGAGGAAAACTCATAGATATCTCAAGGGCTATCCAAAAGTACGTAGAGTCCCACGGCTTCAATGTAACCAGGGGATATGCAGGTCACGGTATAGGCCGCTCCCTCCACGAGGAACCTCAGATAACAAACTACGTTTACAAGGGATATCCCAACATAACTTTAGAGCCCGGAATGACATTTGCAGTTGAGCCAATGGTTAACCAGGGAACGGGTCAGGTAAAGGTTAAAAGGGATAGATGGACAGTAGTTACAAAGGATGGTAAACTTTCGGCTCACTTCGAGCACGATATTGCCCTTACAGAAGAGGGGACTATAATTATGTCCGCAATTTAAGTTGTTAATGAATTTAAGGAGAAGTAATGGCTAAAGAGAAGGGAATTCAGGTGGAAGGGAAAGTCATAGAGGCTCTTCCAAATGCTTACTTTAAGGTGGAGTTGGAAAATGGGCATCAGGTTCTTGCCCATGCATCGGGAAAGATGAGGGTGCACTTCATAAGAATTCTGCCAGGCGACCGTGTGGTCGTTGAGCTTTCCCCTTACGATTTAACAAGGGGGAGAATTATCTACAGAAAAGGATAACCGTCCCTTTAATACCGCGGCTGAGGCACGAAAAACTTTGGGAGAGGTTTTAGGATGAAGGTAAGACCGTCTGTAAAGAAAATCTGCCCTAAGTGCAAGATTATTAAGAGAAAGGGCGTAGTAAGGGTCATCTGTGAAAACCCAAAACACAAACAGAGACAAGGTAAGTAAGGAGGAATGCTGTGGCAAGGATAGCTGGAGTTGACATTCCAGACAACAAAAAGGTTCCGTATTCTCTTGCCTACATATACG harbors:
- the rplF gene encoding 50S ribosomal protein L6, translating into MSRVGRLPVEIPQGVTVEVKPGNHVVVKGPKGQLEFTFNPKLTIKVEDNKVIVERPNDEKQMRALHGTTRALINNMVIGVSKGFEKVLEVKGLGYRAFVKGDTLELHLGFSHPVLYKIPEGIQIEVDRDNNIYVRGIDKQKVGQVAAEIRSFRPPEPYKGKGIRYRGEKIILKAGKSAKK
- the rplR gene encoding 50S ribosomal protein L18, whose amino-acid sequence is MAKLTRRERIRKKHLRVRKKVFGTSERPRLSVYKSLKHIYAQIIDDTKGVTLVSASTLDKELRDKLAELTKTEEAREVGRLIAKRALEKGIKKVVFDRGGFIYHGRIKALAEGAREGGLEF
- the rpsE gene encoding 30S ribosomal protein S5, producing MAKRVRPDGLELKERLVHINRNAKVVTGGRKFSFTAFVVVGDGKGVVGFGRGKAAEVPDAIRKAVEDAKKNLIKIPVVDGTIPFEVQAKFGGSKVIMRPAAPGTGVIASAPVRAVLESAGVTDVLTKVIGSTNPHTVVRAVMKGLEQLKTPEEFSKLRGIPVEELRRRWKLPGRKITKEGEVIRR
- the rpmD gene encoding 50S ribosomal protein L30 — encoded protein: MAKVKITLLRGLAGKSERKKRTLAALGLHKRGATTVKELNPAIEGMIEKVKELVKVEPVEE
- the rplO gene encoding 50S ribosomal protein L15, which produces MELKLNNLKPNPGAVREKKRLGRGHGSGHGKTSGRGQKGQTARSGWKGGTRPGFEGGQTPLYMRFPKRGFSNAPFKKEYAVINVGDLNEAFEEGTEITPELLRETGLVKKKLPVKILGDGEVTKKFKIKAHKFSASAKEKIEAAGGSWEEIE
- the secY gene encoding preprotein translocase subunit SecY, giving the protein MNLSKIVGNVTEVPELRKRFLFTLAILAVYRLGAHIPVPGINVSALIEFFQRAQGTVFGMMDVFSGGALRKLTVFALGVMPYISSAIIMQLLTVAIPSIEKLAKEEGEYGRKKISQYTRYGAVLLAFIQALGISIGLQSLTSPSGVPVVPNPGLTFMFVTVTTLTAGSTFLMWLGEKITERGIGNGISLLIFAGIVSRIPNAVITTVTMLKNGDMSLFKVIGVVVIIVGMIAAIVYIQEAERRVPLQYARRTVGRQATGKYTSYLPVKLNPSGVMPIIFAASVLMFPATVVKFIHHPIAQAIYDALQPGSTLYMVVYGALIFFFTYFYTAIIFNPEEIAENLNKAGGFIPGIRAGSDTAKYLDRIVSRLTFAGAVFLTLVAVIPLIITQNMHLPFYFGGTAILIVVGVALDTLRRMEAFALTLSYENFFSRRRRKFRLEAGGTK
- a CDS encoding adenylate kinase; protein product: MIRLVFLGPPGAGKGTQAQRIAQEYGIPHISTGDILRNAVKEGTELGKLAKSYMDKGELVPDEVIIGIIRERLSQPDVKEKGFILDGFPRTLPQAEALDELLKELSMPLDRVVYLNVDDEEIVKRLLARGRADDTEEVIRNRLKVYREQTAPLIDYYSEKCILVEIYGVGDIGEITGKIKESVGLEG
- the map gene encoding type I methionyl aminopeptidase, which codes for MRRTKHGIILKTPDEIAKLRKAAATTMEILLKVAEQVAPGISALEIDKMARSFCKDYGVKPAFLGYGGFPGAICVSVNEEVVHGLPTKDKVFKEGDIVSLDFGAIVDGWIGDVAVTVPVGKVSPEAQRLIDVTRESLYRGIEAAKVGGKLIDISRAIQKYVESHGFNVTRGYAGHGIGRSLHEEPQITNYVYKGYPNITLEPGMTFAVEPMVNQGTGQVKVKRDRWTVVTKDGKLSAHFEHDIALTEEGTIIMSAI
- the infA gene encoding translation initiation factor IF-1, which translates into the protein MAKEKGIQVEGKVIEALPNAYFKVELENGHQVLAHASGKMRVHFIRILPGDRVVVELSPYDLTRGRIIYRKG
- the rpmJ gene encoding 50S ribosomal protein L36; amino-acid sequence: MKVRPSVKKICPKCKIIKRKGVVRVICENPKHKQRQGK